The Nitrospiraceae bacterium region GACCGCCGGAGGAATTGTTTTTGCTTCCGAGATTAAGGCTCTGCTGGCTATACCAGGGACATACCGGGGAGTAGAAACATCAGCCATCGACCCTTACTTCTGTTTAGGCTATGTGCCTGGAGAGCATACGATGTTTCAGGGGATCTTCAAGTTACTTCCAGGTCACATCCTTTTTGTGGAGGAGGGGGAGATCCGTAAGGAAAGGTATTGGGATCTACCATTCGAAAGCGAGGTACAGGGAACCCCGGAGTCCCGAGCGGCTTCCCTTCGGGAACTCCTGGTTGATTCTGTTCGGATCCACCTTCGTAGTGATGTTCCAGTCGGTGTTTTTTTGAGCGGTGGCCTCGATTCTAGCACGGTAACGGCCCTAACGAGGCTATTTAATCGTAATGAACTCAAAAGCTTCTCATTAGCGTTTGACATGGGTGCTCCATATGATGAGCGGGTGTATGCTCGGGCAGTGGCACAGGCCTTTCAGACAGAACATCACGAGATCATCTTGACTCCAGAGAAATTCGAGAATCTGATTCCAAGAATGGTCCAGCAGATGGAGGAACCCGTCAGCGAAGCTTCCGCCATTTCCTTTTACCTAATCGCGGAGTTAGCCTCAAAGCATGTGAAGGTCGTACTTTCTGGAGAAGGCGCGGACGAACTTTTTGGTGGTTACGACATCTATCGATACATGCAGATTCTGGAAACCATGAGATCTATCGTTGGGCCTAAACCATTTTATCTTCTAGCGTCCCTTGCCAAGGCATGGGGTATGCCTAAAGTCGAAAGATACCTTGCGCTTGGTGCTCTTCCCTTTGAGCAACGTTATTCGGGTGTCTCGATGTACGGACCAATGTCATGGGAGGAGGTGTACACTAATTCATTTATAGAAACACTTTCTAAGAACTCGCCGGCCAACACGCTTGTGCAATGCTACGAGCGCAGTCGACATCGAGACAGCCTTAGCCGGCTACTTTATCTGGATCTCAAGACTTGGTTGCCGGATGATATTCTAATTAAGGCTGACAAAATGACCATGGCACATTCCGTAGAACTTCGGGTCCCCTTTCTTGACCATCGTGTCGTTGAATTCGCTGCTCGAGTTCCATCTGCCGAAAAGTCAGATTGGTGGGAATCCAAGCGGATCTTAAAGCGGGCTATGCACGGTATTCTCCCTGCGAAGATCTTAAGGCGAAAAAAGATGGGGTTTCCAACCCCTCTTGAGTACATGTTCAGAGGACCACTGCGAGGATATGTAAGAGATCTGCTCACGGATCGCCAGACCCAAGAACGTGGTTACTTTAGGAAGGAATACTTCCAAGGGCTTCTCGCTCGGCTCGATAGCAATGACGCCAACGTTGATCGCAGAATCTGGCAACTAATTGTCTTGGAAGAATGGCATAAGGCCTTCGTTCCCTAATAGCAAGGGATGAGCCATACGATAGGTGGAAGCATGATTCTAAAGGGAATACAGGGGGAAGTCGGTATGGTCCCGCAGGCATCGGGGCTGGATGAAGCTGAGAAGTCGACGCCAGCAGACGGACGACTCCGTGTACTATGCTTTACTAGCTTATTTCCCAACTCACAACTACCAAGACAGGGCCTTTTTGTGCGAGAGCGGGTCAAGGCGTTGTCGAAGCTCTGCGATGTGCGGGTGATTGCACCAGTGCCTTGGGCCCCTCCAACGCAATGGCTAGGCAAGCGGTACTATCGGTACTCTCAGATTGAGAAGATAGACTACCAAGACGGCTTGGAAGTCAAGCATCCTCGTTGGATTGGGATACCGAAGGTTTTCAA contains the following coding sequences:
- the asnB gene encoding asparagine synthase (glutamine-hydrolyzing) yields the protein MCAIVGIYNYRSEEPVSQDLIRSMLTHVSHRGPDDEGIFLDGSLGLGHRRLSILDTSAAGHQPMVAPSGRTVISYNGEVYNYVELASELTRLGYVFRSLTDTEVILTQYEMVGEKCLQDFIGMFAFALWDRERRRLLLARDRVGIKPLYWAPTAGGIVFASEIKALLAIPGTYRGVETSAIDPYFCLGYVPGEHTMFQGIFKLLPGHILFVEEGEIRKERYWDLPFESEVQGTPESRAASLRELLVDSVRIHLRSDVPVGVFLSGGLDSSTVTALTRLFNRNELKSFSLAFDMGAPYDERVYARAVAQAFQTEHHEIILTPEKFENLIPRMVQQMEEPVSEASAISFYLIAELASKHVKVVLSGEGADELFGGYDIYRYMQILETMRSIVGPKPFYLLASLAKAWGMPKVERYLALGALPFEQRYSGVSMYGPMSWEEVYTNSFIETLSKNSPANTLVQCYERSRHRDSLSRLLYLDLKTWLPDDILIKADKMTMAHSVELRVPFLDHRVVEFAARVPSAEKSDWWESKRILKRAMHGILPAKILRRKKMGFPTPLEYMFRGPLRGYVRDLLTDRQTQERGYFRKEYFQGLLARLDSNDANVDRRIWQLIVLEEWHKAFVP